From the genome of Wolbachia endosymbiont (group B) of Parapoynx stratiotata, one region includes:
- a CDS encoding CCDC174 family protein encodes MLKLSEVPGSSSDGGARESCVTREPISIFSQIKKAENEERKEELNRLLEALRKKLPEGFKIGAAVGEGDCFFDSLAQGLNELKDQGLITSSKGFSVKFLRESCKQYVQQVNQSKKGSWLDNALKGEDGKLCEYISRIEFTAENIENAIWGRSEIEGKMICEKYSVKIRVIELRDEEIDGVHVTKGKVGTGNNIVYIVNYRNHSVPLLSNIKKDIKRGIKVSREEVYGSIPLQNIENSSRKQSSYSRSSSKEICEIGVSSRKRKCSVTDKDSKVIKRARININVTNNEDSEFPSDLQDESKHDELDNTCQTKKYIPHHLIGLMYQLDLSVLCSLRKSMYEHKYPSLSLAFEDSEIDKFSNIVLRYEKKSIHIQVENVDKYYMDDGINYARLFTKEKRSFSFINDYFESFVRHLISKSDSLSNDIEYLIIYTNSCLNLTEEKELKKGRFKNFYPFKFDSMDIEECDILKDFLFTNDNAQGCGFYQFSQDKITRKELLKRLECSSAVQKVIKGRKLSREEIKEKFLDKLVFAVNQPNREELNSIIKNEMEKNSEIQDNYITLQEKTLRDLTASEKHKELVPGIMYEFNLLMFFLHDMFLHKNMFSINLGGKSSDISNGITINYKDRTDYIKAHNAGSNIDYSQLFPSRKQKGKNTFSINKHFSLFVEELKNDMRYFIIYTNADLDLTGKNELKKVLSKGFYPLKFDSIDMEACDILKDFLFMNDNTQGYSFYQFSQDKITRKELLKRLECSSAIQKVIKERKFSQEEMKEAFLGKLVFAINQPSREELSSILKSEVEKNNESNKVPYNYKELHEIALRWLESHEFGPITKGIMEKLFGDIKNNRSSYQKIQKNIDEEIKFARSLVGREGTPSFYQFLNFLIKGEGRRYLEVLKRNEVSLANMSSILHGAGDEAVRAFKDLYNFWFDKEGNKMQYLKTLEKEGINLVNMSSILHGARASAAQAFKDLYDLWFDQNGKKTQYLTKLGENGVDLVRMSSILSGAGANASRAFKDLYDLWFDQNGKKTQYLTKLGENGVDLVCMSSILSGAGANASKAFKDLYNLWFDEEGNKTQCLKTLEKEGIDLANMSSVLHRAGNSAAQAFKDLYNLWFDQNGKKTQYLTKPAENGVDLVRMSSILSGAGANASRAFKDLHNLWFDQNGKKTQYLTKLGENGVDLVCMSSILSGAGANASKAFKDLYNLWFDEEGNKTQCLKTLEKEGMNLANMSSVLHRAGNSAAQAFKDLYNLWFDKRGNKTQYLKILEKERINLSTVSSILHGAGNSAAEAFKDSYDLWFDEQGNRTQYLKTLEKEGINLSNISSILGGAGTNAPKAFKDLCDLWFDEQGNEKQYLKHFIEKKDGEKTFTMYNLSSILGGAGASAKDAFEKLHSVCFNDEGKRTELLDDFYKAGFEPSNLSCMLCKAGIHTSSILKRLHSVCFNDEGKRTKLLDDFYKAGFRPCDFCSILSGAADSLEKFHDFCFIGETKKYLNHFLNEEKGFTLSNLCNILHGVRANICSALKDFHDVCFDEVGNKTQLLADFRKVGFMPSDLSNILSMAGTNANSILRNFHKVYFNKENHLNHFLAKKELFTPKDLSKILHGVGLNICPTFEKLHDLCFDKAGNKTKYLNNLIKNNRHEMFNILYKKVRKAPSAFLDEQNISEGDKITNVGLESSSSSGRTEQGQNLGNAQQNDPKVKRKTRKGTLNRGENSQETTDGIDDNPETYLNDPTVDKQLQESCQTISF; translated from the coding sequence ATGTTGAAGTTGAGTGAAGTACCAGGTTCATCATCTGATGGTGGTGCTCGAGAAAGCTGTGTGACTAGAGAGCCTATTTCCATTTTTAGTCAGATAAAAAAGGCAGAGAATGAAGAGAGAAAAGAGGAGCTAAATCGACTTTTAGAGGCATTAAGGAAGAAGTTGCCTGAGGGCTTTAAGATAGGGGCTGCTGTGGGTGAAGGGGATTGTTTTTTTGACTCCTTGGCTCAAGGATTGAACGAGCTAAAAGATCAAGGTTTGATTACAAGTAGTAAAGGATTTAGTGTAAAGTTTTTACGGGAAAGTTGTAAGCAATATGTACAACAAGTTAATCAATCAAAAAAAGGCTCATGGTTGGATAATGCTTTAAAAGGAGAAGATGGAAAACTTTGTGAATATATTTCACGTATTGAATTTACTGCAGAAAACATTGAAAACGCTATATGGGGAAGATCTGAGATTGAAGGAAAAATGATATGTGAAAAGTATAGCGTAAAAATTAGGGTTATAGAATTGAGAGATGAAGAGATAGATGGAGTACATGTCACTAAAGGTAAGGTAGGTACAGGTAATAATATTGTTTATATAGTGAATTACAGAAACCATTCTGTACCACTTCTTAGTAATATTAAAAAGGATATAAAGAGAGGCATAAAAGTTTCTAGAGAGGAAGTTTACGGTTCGATACCATTGCAAAATATTGAAAACTCCTCACGCAAACAAAGTAGTTATTCAAGAAGTTCAAGTAAGGAAATTTGTGAAATTGGTGTAAGCTCTAGAAAACGTAAGTGTTCTGTTACAGATAAAGACAGTAAGGTAATAAAAAGGGCACGCATTAATATAAATGTTACTAATAATGAAGACTCAGAGTTTCCTAGTGATTTACAAGATGAATCTAAACATGATGAACTGGATAATACTTGTCAAACTAAGAAATATATTCCTCATCATTTGATTGGGCTTATGTATCAATTAGACTTGTCGGTGCTTTGCTCACTTAGAAAGTCCATGTATGAACATAAATATCCTTCGTTGTCATTAGCATTTGAAGATTCTGAAATTGATAAGTTTAGTAATATTGTTCTTCGTTACGAAAAGAAGTCTATTCATATACAAGTTGAAAATGTAGACAAGTATTATATGGATGACGGCATTAATTATGCTAGGCTATTCACTAAAGAAAAACGAAGTTTTTCTTTTATTAATGATTACTTTGAGAGTTTTGTAAGACATCTAATATCTAAATCGGATAGTTTATCAAATGATATAGAATATCTTATTATCTATACTAATTCATGCTTGAATCTTACAGAAGAAAAGGAATTAAAAAAAGGACGATTTAAAAATTTTTACCCTTTTAAATTTGATAGCATGGATATAGAGGAATGTGATATTTTGAAAGACTTTTTGTTTACAAATGATAATGCGCAAGGGTGTGGTTTTTATCAATTTTCGCAAGATAAAATAACAAGAAAAGAACTTTTAAAGCGATTAGAATGCTCGTCTGCTGTGCAAAAAGTGATAAAAGGAAGAAAACTTTCCCGGGAAGAAATAAAAGAAAAATTTTTAGATAAATTAGTATTTGCAGTTAATCAGCCTAATAGAGAAGAACTGAACAGCATTATTAAAAATGAAATGGAAAAGAATAGTGAAATTCAAGACAATTATATAACATTACAAGAAAAAACATTACGTGATTTAACAGCTTCAGAAAAGCATAAAGAACTTGTACCTGGAATTATGTATGAGTTTAATTTGTTAATGTTTTTCTTGCATGATATGTTCTTGCATAAAAATATGTTTTCTATAAACCTTGGAGGAAAAAGCTCTGATATATCTAATGGCATTACTATCAACTATAAAGACAGAACTGATTACATAAAGGCTCATAACGCAGGTAGTAATATTGATTACAGTCAGTTATTTCCCTCCAGAAAACAGAAAGGAAAGAATACGTTTTCTATTAACAAGCATTTTTCTCTTTTTGTTGAAGAGTTAAAAAATGATATGAGATATTTTATTATCTACACTAATGCAGATCTAGATCTTACAGGAAAAAACGAATTAAAAAAAGTGCTATCTAAAGGTTTTTATCCTTTAAAATTTGATAGTATAGATATGGAAGCATGTGACATTTTAAAAGACTTTTTATTTATGAACGATAATACGCAAGGGTATAGTTTTTATCAATTTTCGCAAGACAAAATAACAAGAAAAGAACTTTTAAAGCGATTAGAATGTTCTTCTGCTATACAGAAAGTGATAAAAGAAAGAAAATTTTCTCAGGAAGAAATGAAAGAAGCATTTTTAGGTAAATTAGTATTTGCAATTAATCAGCCTAGTAGAGAAGAACTGAGCAGCATTCTTAAAAGTGAAGTAGAAAAAAATAATGAGTCTAATAAAGTTCCATACAATTATAAAGAATTACATGAAATAGCATTACGTTGGTTAGAATCTCATGAATTTGGCCCTATTACAAAGGGAATAATGGAAAAGCTTTTTGGAGATATAAAAAATAATAGGTCTAGTTATCAGAAAATTCAAAAAAATATTGATGAAGAAATCAAATTTGCTAGAAGCTTAGTTGGTAGAGAAGGAACACCCTCATTTTATCAATTCTTAAATTTTTTAATTAAGGGAGAAGGAAGAAGATATCTAGAAGTTCTAAAAAGAAATGAGGTAAGTCTAGCTAATATGTCTAGTATTTTGCATGGAGCAGGAGATGAAGCTGTAAGAGCTTTTAAAGACTTATATAACTTTTGGTTTGATAAAGAAGGAAATAAAATGCAATATTTAAAAACTCTAGAAAAAGAAGGAATAAACCTAGTTAATATGTCAAGCATTTTACATGGAGCGAGAGCGAGTGCTGCTCAAGCCTTTAAAGACTTGTATGACCTTTGGTTTGATCAGAACGGGAAAAAAACACAATATTTAACAAAACTAGGAGAAAATGGAGTAGATCTAGTTCGTATGTCCAGTATCTTAAGTGGAGCAGGAGCTAATGCTTCTCGAGCCTTTAAAGACTTATATGATCTTTGGTTTGATCAGAACGGGAAAAAAACACAATATTTAACAAAACTAGGAGAAAATGGAGTAGATCTAGTTTGTATGTCCAGTATCTTAAGTGGAGCAGGAGCTAATGCTTCTAAAGCTTTTAAAGATTTATATAATCTTTGGTTTGATGAAGAAGGAAATAAAACGCAATGTTTAAAAACTCTAGAAAAAGAAGGAATAGATCTAGCTAATATGTCCAGTGTCTTGCATCGAGCAGGAAATAGTGCTGCTCAAGCCTTTAAAGACTTATATAATCTTTGGTTTGATCAGAACGGAAAAAAAACACAATATTTAACAAAACCAGCAGAAAATGGAGTAGATCTGGTTCGTATGTCCAGTATCTTAAGTGGAGCAGGAGCTAATGCTTCTCGAGCCTTTAAGGATTTACATAATCTTTGGTTTGATCAGAACGGAAAAAAAACACAATATTTAACAAAACTAGGAGAAAATGGAGTAGATCTAGTTTGTATGTCCAGTATCTTAAGTGGAGCAGGAGCTAATGCTTCTAAGGCTTTTAAAGATTTATATAATCTTTGGTTTGATGAAGAAGGAAATAAAACGCAATGTTTAAAAACTCTAGAAAAAGAAGGAATGAATCTAGCTAATATGTCCAGTGTCTTGCATCGAGCAGGAAATAGTGCTGCTCAAGCCTTTAAAGACTTATATAATCTTTGGTTTGATAAAAGAGGAAATAAAACGCAATATTTAAAAATTCTAGAAAAGGAAAGAATAAATCTATCTACTGTGTCTAGTATTTTGCATGGAGCAGGAAATAGTGCTGCAGAAGCTTTTAAAGACTCGTATGATCTTTGGTTTGATGAACAAGGAAATAGAACACAATATTTAAAAACTCTAGAGAAAGAAGGAATAAATCTATCTAATATATCCAGTATTCTAGGTGGAGCAGGAACTAATGCTCCTAAAGCTTTTAAAGATTTATGTGATCTTTGGTTTGATGAGCAAGGAAATGAAAAGCAGTATTTAAAGCATTTTATTGAGAAAAAAGATGGGGAAAAAACTTTTACGATGTATAACTTATCCAGTATTTTAGGTGGAGCAGGAGCTAGTGCTAAAGATGCTTTTGAAAAATTGCATAGTGTTTGTTTTAATGACGAAGGAAAAAGAACAGAACTTTTAGATGACTTCTATAAGGCAGGTTTTGAGCCAAGTAACTTATCCTGTATGTTATGTAAAGCAGGAATTCATACTTCTTCCATCTTAAAAAGATTGCATAGCGTTTGTTTTAATGACGAAGGAAAAAGAACAAAACTTTTAGATGACTTCTATAAGGCAGGTTTTAGGCCATGTGATTTTTGCAGTATATTAAGTGGAGCAGCGGATAGTTTAGAAAAATTTCATGATTTTTGTTTTATAGGAGAAACAAAAAAGTATTTAAACCATTTTTTAAATGAGGAAAAAGGTTTTACGCTGAGCAATTTATGTAATATATTGCATGGAGTAAGAGCTAATATTTGTTCTGCTTTAAAAGATTTTCATGATGTTTGTTTTGATGAGGTAGGAAACAAAACGCAGCTTTTAGCTGATTTCCGTAAGGTGGGTTTTATGCCTAGTGATTTATCCAATATATTGTCCATGGCAGGAACTAATGCCAATTCTATTTTAAGAAATTTTCATAAAGTTTATTTTAATAAAGAAAATCATTTAAATCACTTCTTAGCCAAGAAAGAACTTTTTACACCAAAGGATTTATCCAAGATATTACATGGAGTAGGACTTAATATTTGCCCTACCTTTGAAAAATTGCATGATCTTTGTTTTGATAAGGCAGGCAACAAAACAAAGTATTTAAACAATCTTATCAAAAATAATCGGCATGAGATGTTTAATATATTATATAAAAAAGTCAGAAAAGCTCCTTCTGCTTTCTTAGATGAACAGAATATTAGTGAAGGAGACAAAATAACCAATGTAGGCCTTGAGTCAAGTAGCTCATCTGGTAGAACGGAGCAAGGACAAAATTTAGGTAATGCACAACAAAATGATCCTAAAGTTAAGAGAAAAACCAGGAAGGGTACCTTAAATCGGGGTGAAAACAGTCAAGAAACTACTGACGGAATAGATGATAACCCTGAAACTTATTTAAATGATCCAACAGTAGACAAGCAGCTACAAGAATCATGTCAGACAATTTCTTTCTGA